GCTTTAAACATACGTGCGGCAACACCCGGCTGTCCGAGCATCCCCGCACCCACAATACTGACTTTGGCAACCTCAGTTGCCGGGAGCACCTCACTTCCCGGCCAAGCAGCGCTCACAGATTGCAAGATTTTAGTAGCCTTTGTAGCATTGCCGCGTGCTGCGGTAAACGCAATATCGCGTGCGGGACTACCATTGATGATGCGACAGCGCTGAGACTGAATGATCGTGTCGACTCCGATTCCCGCGCTGGCAAGCTGCTCGAAAATTCGTGCGGCGGCACCTGGACGGTCGGGAACGTGACGCACTGCTAGCCAGGCTCGGTCTCGGTCGAGGGCAACACCGCAGACAGAAGGGTTTCTTGCCGCGACTGCACTCGGCACAGTAGGCGGAGCCTCAATACCGAACTCTGCTTGGAGAGCGTCGCAGGCACGCCGGGCACGCTGCGCTGGGGTTTCGTCGCCAACTGCCGGCACGTCCAGTACGCAGCTAATTTTGATTTCTGAGGTGGAAATGATTTGTAGGTTGATTCCTACAGCGGCTAGCGCCGCAAACATACGAGCGGCGATTTCCGGCCGCCCCACCGTGCCGGTCCCAACAATGGATACGATCGCGATCGCAGGTTCGACCACCACGCGTGCCTCTTCTGCGGCTGTTGGGTGCGAGCGCAGGACGGGCGCGATCGCTTCGGCAATCGCTGCTGCCGACTGGCAAGTATCTTTCCGAACGGTGAATGCCAAGTCGTTGCTGTTACCTTCGTGGATCGACTGGACGATCAAATCTACATCCACGCCCTGTCTGGCGATCTCGCCGAACAGGCGTGCAGCAATGCCCGGTGAATCGGGCACCTGCAGCATGGCGACTTTGGCTTGCGAGACATCGTACTCGATCGCATCCACGACCTTACCCAGTTCAAGACCGGTCAGCGAGCGCACTCGCGCGGGCGGTGCCAACACCACCGTGCCGGGTTCCTCGCTCCAACTCGAGCGGACGGCAAGCTCGACGCCGAAGTTACGGGCAATCTCCACCGCGCGTGGATGCAGAACCTTAGCCCCCACACTCGCCAATTCCAAGATCTCGTCGCAGTCCACAGTGGTCAACAAACGTGCGCCTGGGACCAAGCGCGGGTCGGCGGTGAGAATCCCCGGGACGTCGGTAAAAATTTCGCAGCGATCGGCACCCAGCGCAGCGGCCAGCGCTACGGCTGATGTGTCAGACCCGCCGCGACCGAGGGTCGTAATTTCCAACTCATCGCCCGGACTAATGCCCTGAAAACCTGCGATAACGACGACTTTGCCCTCACGTAAATGGCGCTGCAACCGTTGAGTCCGGATTTCCTGAATGCGCGCGCGGCCGTACTCGGCCTCGGTGACAATGCCAACCTGCGCGCCTGTCAGCGAGATTGCCGGCTGCCCCAGCTCGTGCAGTGCCATACTCAGCAGCGCGATCGAAACTTGTTCGCCCGTCGCTAACAGCATGTCTAACTCGCGACGACTGGGCTCGGAGGTGATTTGCCGCGCCAAACCATTCAACTCGTCGGTCGTCTTGCCCATAGCCGAAACTACGACCGCAACCGCATTGCCGTTGCTGACCGTTCGATCGACGCGCTTGGCAACCGCTCGAATTCGCTCGACCGTTCCGACAGATGTTCCCCCGTATTTTTGGACGATCAGCGCCACACCCGTCGCTCCCCCTGCCTGCCTCGCTTGAGTTCGCCCTCCAAGGTAACAGATCGGCTGCCCCTCGCGAGAACTGCTGCAATCGACCAATGACGGTTTGAATTCGGTCCTTCACGGAACAGGCGATCCCTAGACAAACAGCACGGGGAGTAGCTGAGGCAAAATGAAGCCCAATATCAAACAGACCCCACCGACGACGAGAGACCAGAAGCGGTGATAGCTGCGGACCATCGTCACCGGCTCATCTTCGCCTTCCAGCAATAACAAGTCGATCTGGGGAATAATCCCGCGTCGGAACCACCCGGTCGTGCGGACATCCCGACCGATGAGAAATTCAACTTGTGAAAGACCGAAGAGGAAGTTCCCGATCGGTCCGAATCGCGAAGAGTACCGCGCGAGGATCGTGCCCGTCTTATCCTGCATCTTCAAATCCGATCCAAAGCGATTTCCCGCATCGCCGCGACCGATCAACTCGGCATCGAGCTTGACGGGTTTCCCGCGCAGCGGACTAGCATAGGGGTCTGACATCAGTGTCATGATATCGGTTGCCGGCGCGCGCTTAAAGTCCGGGTACATAAACAAGGTTTTGACCAGTACGCCACTTCCGAAGAAAACCAAGATCAGCGATGGGAAAACAATGGGCGATGCTCCTACCCATAGAGCGCTGGTTCCAGCGACGAGCCCGAGGAAAAACATCAGCGCATCTAAGCGGAAGAGAATCAAGTCTGTCAGGAAGTTGCTATAGAGCTTGCGCTTGCTAAGCTGCCGACCTTCTTTAACGACTGCAGCGAAGTTGAACTCCACGTCTAGCCCCAGCTGCTCGGCATAGGTGCTAAGCGCGCGGATGCGTTTGCCCGTAAGGGGGTGCGTGGATTGCAGTTCCATCCACCAGCCCCAGGGGTTGAAGAGATCCCAGAGGAAAACGCGCCCGACTTTTTCAGGCTCGCTGGTGATGCTATACGCTGTTCCAGACGACGATGCGGCCTGCGCGTCATAAATTCCCAAGGCGCGCGTTCCCTCAACGAGTTTGCTACGTTTTTCGCCCTGGCGTACCTGTTCTTTCTCTTCTTCAACTAAACCGTAGGCAATCTTTACTAATGCGCGCGACAAAGCATTGGGATTGCCAGTCACTTCAGCAGCAAAGTGGTCGGCGTAGTACTCTCGGGTGCGCGACAGATAAAGCAGCAAGTACGTGCCAATAACGTAAAACACGTAAGCCGCCAATGCCACATTGTGCGTGAGTTCGCGTCCGCGATTGCCGCCGAACTTGATATCTCTCGTGAAGGTGTAAATCAAATACGTGAGCTGAACGAGCGTAGATGCTAACGTCATGACTGCAAAGTCCCAGTGCACCACGTGCCCCAGCTCGTGGGCATAAACCGCAGCGGTTTCATCGTCGTCGAGGTAGGTAAACAACCCCTGACTAACGACTACGCGTGCGGTGCTCGGTAGCGAACCATAGGTGAATGCAGTTGGGTTCTGGTCGTCAATCAGACCTATGCGCGGCACCGGTAGTTTGCGGTCGCGGCAGATGCGCTCGATCGTTTCAGCTGCCTCGGGGCTGCTGCGTCTGATGTGTCCCAGACCCACCCATTTTGTGCCGTATAACAGGCTCTGGATGATGTCCATGAGCGTGGGCGAAATAAAAAAGATGACCAGCTGTAAAACAACTGCGATCGATGCCGCCACAGTCAATCCCAATAGGCGGTTCTCGCCTTGCACGCCCACGGCTGCCAACACGAGTACCAACAGCATACCGAACACCAAACCGACCGTTACCGTTGAGGCTAGGGTGAGGCTGCTGGCAACGCCTTGCATTGCCAACTTGACGCCTAGCTGTGCGGCGCGGTTGGCTTTCGGGAAGCGACTGGGTAGCTTGCTGGGGCGGCGGCGGTTCGGCGAGGAGCCTTCGCCATCAACAATGGGTCGGGCTTTGGCAATGTGGAGAGCAGCGAGTTGCTGTTTGGCCCAGGTTGCTCTCATCTCGTCGCCGCTTCTGGCGATGTCTTCGCAAATAGCGATCGCCCGATCGTACTGGCGCGTATTTCGATAGGTCTTTATCAGACCCATGCGCGCTTCGCGATAGGTTTCAGAGCCGTTGTCATCGCCACAACGCCTGCAATATTCTTCTAGCGCCGCGATCGCATCGTGGTAACGTTTTTCCTGAAGTGCTTGCAGCCCGACTTGAAAATACTTCTTAAGCTCGGTTTGTATATCTTCTTCGATCTTCGCCAGCATGGTTTCTCCCCAGTCGCGTACTTCGCGCCGAGGGTGCTCGGTGAGTTTTTGGCACAGATGCAGGGCTTTCTCGTGTTCGCGCTCGCCACGGTAGGCTTGCACGAGTTGCATGCGAGCTTTCTGAAACGTCTCTGACTGGTAGTCCTTGCTGCTACCTTGCTGGCAGTATTCTTCGAGCGCCGAGACCGCCTCGCTAAAGTTTTTGTGCTTGAATGCTTGCAATCCTCGCTTGAGCAATTGCTCTAGCTCGCGTTTATGCTCCTCAGCAGTGAAGCAGTCGAGGACTTCGCGCGCCCAATTACGGACTTCTGGTCGGCGGTTCTCGACCAAGCGCTCGGCAATAGAACGAGCCTTCTTGCGATCGCCTGCTCCGTCGTAAGCGCGAACGAGCTCCATGCGGGCGTGTACGGCATCGTCGGATTGCAGATTGATACCGGGCGAGCGATAGAAGTCTTCCAGGGCTTTGATTGCATCGGCGAAACGCCCTTGCTGTAGTGCGGCTTGCCCCTCGGTCAGTTGCTGAGCTGACTCAGCGTAACGCGCCTCGGCTTCCAGGGTAGCTAGCGCCGCCCTCGCCCAGTTACTGACATTGGGGTGTGGATAGTTAGCTAACTCACGTCCGAGGACGACAGCCTTCTGGAGCTGACCATTCCCGTGATAAGCGCGAACGAGTTCCATCCGTGCCTGC
The sequence above is drawn from the Rubidibacter lacunae KORDI 51-2 genome and encodes:
- a CDS encoding aspartate kinase; protein product: MALIVQKYGGTSVGTVERIRAVAKRVDRTVSNGNAVAVVVSAMGKTTDELNGLARQITSEPSRRELDMLLATGEQVSIALLSMALHELGQPAISLTGAQVGIVTEAEYGRARIQEIRTQRLQRHLREGKVVVIAGFQGISPGDELEITTLGRGGSDTSAVALAAALGADRCEIFTDVPGILTADPRLVPGARLLTTVDCDEILELASVGAKVLHPRAVEIARNFGVELAVRSSWSEEPGTVVLAPPARVRSLTGLELGKVVDAIEYDVSQAKVAMLQVPDSPGIAARLFGEIARQGVDVDLIVQSIHEGNSNDLAFTVRKDTCQSAAAIAEAIAPVLRSHPTAAEEARVVVEPAIAIVSIVGTGTVGRPEIAARMFAALAAVGINLQIISTSEIKISCVLDVPAVGDETPAQRARRACDALQAEFGIEAPPTVPSAVAARNPSVCGVALDRDRAWLAVRHVPDRPGAAARIFEQLASAGIGVDTIIQSQRCRIINGSPARDIAFTAARGNATKATKILQSVSAAWPGSEVLPATEVAKVSIVGAGMLGQPGVAARMFKALATRQINIQAIATSEIKLSCIIGEAEALEAVRAVHATFDLVGDRRNAV
- a CDS encoding M48 family metalloprotease is translated as MSFQAGLQALQEGRFQDAVRALEAVGTNVSDPDFLQARMELVRAYHGNGQLQKAVVLGRELANYPHPNVSNWARAALATLEAEARYAESAQQLTEGQAALQQGRFADAIKALEDFYRSPGINLQSDDAVHARMELVRAYDGAGDRKKARSIAERLVENRRPEVRNWAREVLDCFTAEEHKRELEQLLKRGLQAFKHKNFSEAVSALEEYCQQGSSKDYQSETFQKARMQLVQAYRGEREHEKALHLCQKLTEHPRREVRDWGETMLAKIEEDIQTELKKYFQVGLQALQEKRYHDAIAALEEYCRRCGDDNGSETYREARMGLIKTYRNTRQYDRAIAICEDIARSGDEMRATWAKQQLAALHIAKARPIVDGEGSSPNRRRPSKLPSRFPKANRAAQLGVKLAMQGVASSLTLASTVTVGLVFGMLLVLVLAAVGVQGENRLLGLTVAASIAVVLQLVIFFISPTLMDIIQSLLYGTKWVGLGHIRRSSPEAAETIERICRDRKLPVPRIGLIDDQNPTAFTYGSLPSTARVVVSQGLFTYLDDDETAAVYAHELGHVVHWDFAVMTLASTLVQLTYLIYTFTRDIKFGGNRGRELTHNVALAAYVFYVIGTYLLLYLSRTREYYADHFAAEVTGNPNALSRALVKIAYGLVEEEKEQVRQGEKRSKLVEGTRALGIYDAQAASSSGTAYSITSEPEKVGRVFLWDLFNPWGWWMELQSTHPLTGKRIRALSTYAEQLGLDVEFNFAAVVKEGRQLSKRKLYSNFLTDLILFRLDALMFFLGLVAGTSALWVGASPIVFPSLILVFFGSGVLVKTLFMYPDFKRAPATDIMTLMSDPYASPLRGKPVKLDAELIGRGDAGNRFGSDLKMQDKTGTILARYSSRFGPIGNFLFGLSQVEFLIGRDVRTTGWFRRGIIPQIDLLLLEGEDEPVTMVRSYHRFWSLVVGGVCLILGFILPQLLPVLFV